ACGCTGGATGACACGGACATAAAGGTCCGCATCACTTCCACCGAGGCGGACCGGCGGGCTACCGTGGCCTCGCTCGCGGACCTGCACGTGAATCTTAAGAATGCCGAGCGTGAGCGCGTGCGCATCTCGCGATTACTGGAAGAGGGCATCGCCACGCGGCAGGCCATGGACGCGGCGGAGACGGCGGTCGAGAGTTTCGAGGCGCGCATTGATTTAGTCGAGGAGCAGATCAATGCCGCCGAGGCGCGCTTGCAGGTGGCGCGGCACGATCTGGAGAATACCGTCATCCGCGCGCCCTTCGCGGGGATTATAGTTTCCAAAGACGCGCAGCGCGGCGAGATGGTTTCTCCCGTCTCCGGCGGCGGCGGATTCACGCGCACCGGCATCGCTACCGTTGTCGATATGACTTCGCTCGAAATAGAAGTCGACGTGAATGAGTCATACATCACCCGCGTGCGCGAACGGCAACCGGTGTCGGCGACGCTGGATGCCTATCCGGACTGGACCATGACGGGCCGCGTGCGCACCGTGATTCCCACGGCGGACCGTCAGAAGGCGACTATCAAAGTGCGCATCGCTTTCGATCAACTGGATTCGCGCATCATTCCCGACATGGGCGTGAAAGTTGCGTTCCTGGAGGAGAAGAAAAAGGAAGAGGCGGTGCCCGCCAACGGGATGCCCGCCGTTGTCATGCTGGTCCCCAGCGATGCCGTGAAAGATGATGCGGGCCAGCCGGTGGTCTATGTTCATAGCAATGGTGT
This sequence is a window from Acidobacteriota bacterium. Protein-coding genes within it:
- a CDS encoding efflux RND transporter periplasmic adaptor subunit — translated: MLSHYRFQHSRICFIFNDRAILLETWAMEAGKVPGSERESVKTAGRTPGKFAVSDLRIDDSKRRRKRGGWSKWLIVLLLLGGVGYGGWMFWQGRAPAVQIAEVRRRTQTGALSVLNASGYVTPRRRSTVAAKITGRLDTILVEEGMRVSADQVLATLDDTDIKVRITSTEADRRATVASLADLHVNLKNAERERVRISRLLEEGIATRQAMDAAETAVESFEARIDLVEEQINAAEARLQVARHDLENTVIRAPFAGIIVSKDAQRGEMVSPVSGGGGFTRTGIATVVDMTSLEIEVDVNESYITRVRERQPVSATLDAYPDWTMTGRVRTVIPTADRQKATIKVRIAFDQLDSRIIPDMGVKVAFLEEKKKEEAVPANGMPAVVMLVPSDAVKDDAGQPVVYVHSNGVVERRAVRPGPSSGAPGGAQAGASAETALLAGVSEGEQVVVSSPQPLRDGMKVKVEEGK